Proteins encoded within one genomic window of Oryza brachyantha chromosome 7, ObraRS2, whole genome shotgun sequence:
- the LOC102706582 gene encoding F-box protein SKIP23-like, which translates to MDDQGVCAPWPELPPELAGIIFGRLQSYSDRVRFRAVCRAWRLAARHQHPLPPVLPWLRLDRTTFQSLPDGEVHRLPVPSELPPGTVCRGAFDGWLLYESGEQRERSLRNPITKAKIDLPYHCDVVINPDFYNDGLYTTTVSLHEAVLRKIVVCSPDFVAAIIDYGDVLFHRPGMHSTWSLMAACPGFVHDIALYRGKLYLVTGHGELAVHDFTSTPQHSSRHGSSADQDSCVDTVIDTPPPLNKQSLPERHFWDCIFYLVVSCTGELLMVRWRWCLPGVIHFRRRCAGELSKGIEVDVFEADLEKRRWSEVKELGEQALFLGTTCSKALPLPDHANCVFFLGLNVTRFSPDGTVGGIGDCAYCVHDMRNGTFSFDNLASIKRDFERSRDDWFFPCDGIET; encoded by the coding sequence ATGGACGACCAAGGCGTCTGCGCTCCATGGCCGGAGCTCCCGCCGGAGCTGGCAGGCATAATCTTCGGCCGCCTGCAGTCATACAGCGACCGCGTCCGCTTCCGGGCCGTCTGCCGTGCGTGGCGCCTCGCCGCGCGGCATCAGcacccgctgccgccggtgcTCCCCTGGCTTCGCTTAGACCGCACCACCTTCCAGAGCCTCCCCGACGGCGAGGTCCACCGCCTGCCCGTCCCCAGCGAGCTGCCTCCGGGCACGGTCTGCCGCGGCGCGTTCGATGGCTGGCTCCTCTACGAGAGCGGCGAGCAGCGGGAGCGCTCGCTGAGGAACCCTATCACCAAGGCCAAGATTGATCTGCCCTACCACTGCGACGTCGTCATCAACCCCGACTTCTACAACGACGGGCTCTACACCACCACCGTGTCCCTGCACGAGGCCGTCCTGCGCAAGATCGTCGTGTGCTCGCCGGacttcgtcgccgccatcaTCGACTACGGCGATGTTCTCTTCCACCGCCCGGGCATGCACTCAACCTGGTCATTAATGGCCGCCTGCCCCGGCTTCGTGCACGACATTGCCTTGTACCGCGGCAAGCTCTACCTCGTCACAGGCCACGGGGAGCTCGCCGTCCACGACTTTACCTCGACGCCGCAGCATAGCAGCCGCCATGGATCATCAGCAGATCAGGATTCTTGCGTCGACACCGTGATCGACACGCCGCCTCCTCTTAACAAGCAGAGCCTCCCTGAAAGACACTTCTGGGACTGCATCTTCTACCTCGTCGTGTCATGCACCGGCGAGCTCCTGATGGTTCGATGGCGGTGGTGCCTTCCCGGGGTTATCCATTTCCGCCGTCGGTGCGCCGGCGAGCTGAGCAAGGGGATCGAGGTGGACGTGTTCGAGGCCGACCTGGAGAAGCGCCGGTGGTCGGAGGTGAAGGAGCTAGGCGAGCAGGCTCTCTTCCTCGGCACCACCTGCTCCAAGGCGCTTCCATTGCCGGACCATGCCAACTGCGTTTTCTTCCTGGGCTTGAACGTGACCCGATTTAGCCCCGACGGGACGGTCGGCGGTATCGGCGACTGCGCCTACTGCGTGCATGACATGAGGAACGGCACGTTCAGCTTCGATAATCTGGCGTCCATCAAGAGAGATTTTGAACGATCGAGAGACGATTGGTTCTTCCCTTGTGATGGGATTGAAACATGA